A genomic window from Nicotiana sylvestris chromosome 11, ASM39365v2, whole genome shotgun sequence includes:
- the LOC104214666 gene encoding uncharacterized protein codes for MAELKRKNRGGGSRQNKGRKDFKKRKQNSHERKDGRRKGPRLPNAMLKELQLPKRSNEYSDEDIASDDEAVNDFYEYEEGVAEEESKKNKRFDPVENFQYELPDDFEDENVSSDEGDGDEDEDGRRGEDDEEEDDGRHSRLLQEITGLPTDAFDGKKKKNDVIISEAYPESEYNPSRDILDGDGRISVQDLLGPLQGKSGYSKVRKSMSRMEKKSIPMHAPLPKPDQQRLERKVAYDFSKKDVTKWEPHVKRNREATTIYFDEDKDVGFSTVGAIAAEFQPRTDFEKEIASLVNDNEIVEAHRKDGARLLELNKISVEDVRDRQDQLAKMRSLLFRHEMKAKRVKKIKSKVYHRLLKKDRLKQAGTAVETDPEAAKEQAMKQEFKRAEERMTLKHKNSSKWAKRILQRGLDVQDDGTRAAITEQLNQHALLTRKANNMKESSSSEESSDDDDLDETSDGSDQDAAVKLLKKAKDRTVEVLDGDEELPASGVLSLPFMVRGLKRRKAAADEEAKLALKEYESSLKEFEEKNEPKTQGTNILSGRRVFGAQKKQELVPKKKATSDNYYGDSDSEGERDARETGITAREENNFPEREVHFDPSSLREESEIGHDSLFKSFEDIAREPCTKTSYEVSIFADDSWKKMNDSSVKGKQTKSANAKSAMALQITDPVASEPEGEEIDEDNDTDSGGEMVDGILSVGTKSTYEIPSQEELIRRAFAGDDVEDDFEREKQDALNEEVPEPEKPLLLPGWGQWTNIQKKRGPPSWMLADHDIAKKKREEALKKRKDANLNHVIISEKRDKKAEKLHTPTLPYPFTSQEVFEQSIRMPIGPEFNPVTTVGALTRLEVVKRNGIIIKPIKFEEVDPHGKSDHKRGGMQKKKGGKSKGNKATKKKTV; via the exons ATGGCGGAGTTGAAGAGGAAAAACAGAGGAGGAGGGAGCAGACAAAACAAAGGTCGAAAAGACTTtaagaagagaaaacaaaattCACATGAACGTAAAGATGGTAGAAGAAAAGGTCCGCGTTTACCTAATGCTATGTTAAAGGAGCTTCAATTACCTAAAAGGTCCAATGAATACTCCGATGAAGACATTGCTTCTGATGATGAAGCTGTTAATGATTTTTATGAATATGAAGAAGGGGTTGCTGAAGAAGAATCCAAGAAAAATAAACGATTTGACCCTGTTGAGAATTTCCAGTATGAGCTTCCTGATGACTTTGAG GATGAAAATGTATCATCAGATGAAGGAGATGGTGATGAAGACGAGGATGGTCGGCGAGGAGAGGATGATGAGGAAGAGGATGATGGCAGGCATTCACGGTTATTGCAAGAAATCACTGGTCTTCCGACTGATGCTTTTGATG gaaagaagaagaaaaatgatgTAATAATATCCGAGGCATATCCAGAGTCTGAATATAATCCCAGTCGTGATATTCTGGATGGAGATGGCCGCATTAGCGTCCAGGATCTTCTCGGCCCTCTCCAGGGGAAGTCTGGCTATAGCAAAGTTAGAAAGAGCATGAGTCGGATGGAGAAGAAGTCCATACCCATGCATGCACCTCTGCCGAAACCAGATCAACAGAGATTGGAAAGAAAGGTAGCTTATGATTTTAGCAAGAAAGATGTTACGAAATGGGAACCTCATGTCAAAAGAAACAGGGAAGCAACAACTATCTATTTTGACGAAGATAAGGACGTGGGATTTTCTACTGTAGGAGCTATAGCTGCTGAATTTCAACCACGAACTGATTTTGAGAAAGAAATTGCTTCTCTTGTTAATGACAATGAGATTGTTGAAGCTCATAGAAAAGATGGTGCAAGGCTTCTTGAACTGAATAAG ATATCTGTAGAAGATGTAAGGGACCGCCAAGACCAGCTTGCTAAGATGCGTAGTCTTCTTTTCCGTCATGAAATGAAGGCAAAACGAGTCAAGAAGATAAAATCGAAAGTGTATCATCGTTTGCTGAAGAAAGATAGATTGAAACAAGCAGGTACTGCAGTTGAAACTGATCCAGAAGCAGCCAAAGAGCAGGCAATGAAACAAGAATTCAAAAGGGCAGAG GAACGCATGACGCTGAAGCACAAGAACAGCTCCAAGTGGGCAAAGCGCATCTTACAACGTGGCTTGGATGTGCAAGACGATGGAACTCGAGCTGCTATTACTGAACAACTGAATCAACATGCCCTTTTGACAAGAAAAGCAAATAACATGAAAGAGAGTAGTAGTAGTGAAGAAAGCAGTGATGATGATGACCTTGATGAGACTTCTGATGGATCAGATCAGGACGCTGCAGTGAAACTGTTGAAGAAAGCAAAGGACAGGACTGTTGAAGTCTTAGATGGGGATGAAGAATTGCCAGCGTCAGGAGTGCTTTCTTTACCTTTCATG GTCCGTGGATTGAAAAGAAGGAAAGCAGCCGCTGATGAAGAAGCAAAGCTTGCTCTAAAAGAGTATGAGTCATCATTGAAGGAATTCGAAGAGAAGAACGAGCCAAAAACTCAAGGAACAAATATTTTGAGTGGTAGGAGAGTTTTTGGAGCTCAAAAAAAGCAGGAACTTGTACCCAAAAAGAAAGCGACATCAGACAATTACTATGGTGACAGTGATAGTGAAGGTGAGAGAGATGCCAGAGAAACTGGCATTACTGCTCGTGAAGAAAATAATTTTCCTGAGAGGGAAGTTCATTTTGATCCCAGTTCACTTCGTGAAGAGTCTGAGATTGGTCATGATTCTCTGTTTAAG AGTTTTGAGGACATTGCGAGAGAACCATGCACAAAGACTTCATACGAAGTTTCCATTTTTGCTGACGACTCGTGGAAAAAG ATGAATGATTCTTCAGTTAAAGGGAAGCAGACAAAATCTGCAAATGCAAAAAGTGCGATGGCTTTACAGATAACAGACCCTGTTGCGAGTGAACCTGAAGGGGAG GAAATTGATGAGGATAATGATACAGATAGTGGAGGAGAAATGGTTGATGGGATTTTATCTGTTGGGACTAAGTCCACATATGAAATCCCATCTCAGGAAGAACTTATTCGGCGTGCTTTTGCTGGTGATGATGTTGAAGACGACTTTGAGAGAGAAAAACAAGATGCCTTGAATGAGGAAGTTCCCGAGCCTGAAAAACCCCTTTTACTGCCTGGTTGGGGCCAATGGACCAATATACAAAAGAAGAGAGGTCCACCTTCTTGGATGCTTGCAGACCATGATATTgccaaaaagaaaagggaagaagctCTCAAGAAGAGAAAAGATGCAAATTTGAATCATGTTATTATCTCCGAAAAGAGGGATAAGAAG GCTGAGAAGTTACACACGCCGACGCTGCCTTATCCCTTTACTTCCCAAGAAGTTTTTGAGCAGAGCATTCGGATGCCCATTGGACCTGAATTCAACCCCGTAACAACAGTTGGAGCTCTTACTCGCCTAGAG GTGGTAAAGAGGAATGGTATTATCATAAAGCCTATCAAATTCGAGGAAGTAGATCCCCATGGAAAATCGGACCACAAACGTGGTGGTATGCAGAAAAAGAAGGGTGGTAAAAGTAAGGGCAATAAAGCCACGAAAAAGAAAACCGTGTAG